In Salinarimonas sp., a genomic segment contains:
- a CDS encoding ribonuclease activity regulator RraA, with amino-acid sequence MPLSDDTRAKLKTVSTATLCTGLYKRGLRSQFVQDVRPLDPEVETMVGEAYTLRTIPAREDLNPITVFQDRAHPQRKAIEECPPGAVLVVDSRKDPRAASAGAILVTRLMTRGAAGIVTDGGFRDAPEIARLGFPAFHVRPTAPTNLTHHQAIEIGVPIGCGDAPVFPGDVIVGDGDGVVVIPAALADEIAEEAVEMTAFEDFVIEEVRGGRSILGLYPPTDPQAKEDFAAWRAARGR; translated from the coding sequence ATGCCGCTCTCCGACGACACCCGCGCGAAGCTGAAGACCGTGTCCACCGCGACGCTGTGCACGGGGCTCTACAAGCGCGGCCTGCGCAGCCAGTTCGTCCAGGACGTGCGCCCGCTCGACCCCGAGGTCGAGACCATGGTCGGCGAGGCCTACACGCTGCGCACCATCCCCGCGCGCGAGGACCTCAACCCGATCACGGTCTTCCAGGACCGCGCTCATCCCCAGCGAAAGGCGATCGAGGAATGCCCGCCGGGCGCCGTCCTCGTCGTCGACAGCCGCAAGGACCCGCGCGCGGCCTCCGCCGGCGCGATCCTGGTCACGCGCCTGATGACCCGCGGCGCCGCCGGCATCGTCACGGACGGCGGCTTCCGCGACGCGCCGGAGATCGCCCGCCTCGGCTTCCCCGCCTTCCACGTGCGCCCCACCGCGCCGACGAACCTGACGCATCATCAGGCGATCGAGATCGGCGTCCCCATCGGCTGCGGCGACGCGCCCGTCTTCCCCGGCGACGTGATCGTCGGCGACGGCGACGGCGTCGTCGTCATCCCCGCCGCTCTCGCCGACGAGATCGCCGAGGAGGCGGTGGAGATGACCGCCTTCGAGGATTTCGTCATCGAGGAAGTCCGTGGCGGCCGCTCCATCCTCGGCCTCTACCCGCCCACCGACCCGCAGGCGAAGGAGGATTTCGCCGCCTGGCGCGCCGCACGGGGGCGGTGA
- a CDS encoding LLM class flavin-dependent oxidoreductase: MTATRNPMFAEDRFLLGTFSSNCSSGMSVTKVPERWVNSFENNVRLAKLLDEAGIDFMLPIARWIGYGGETDFHGSVLETMTWAAGLLAHTRDIAVFATIHTAANNPVVVAKQIATIDQIGQGRAGLNIVAGWNKPEYEALGLTLPDDHETRYGYAQEWFDVVRKLWRESEYFDWNGRYFTLKHVRGDPRPVSGTPPILNAAGSPQGRDFATRNANFLFTPAIDLARSKDEIQELKGQAATHGRDVGVLTFSHVICRPTEEEARAYLEYTARDNADWEAVDNLVRLQFAHAHSFPHDLLALIRDRMAMGHGGFPLVGTPIQVADGITALAEAGFKGTTLSFIDYVAEFPYFRDTVLPILAERGLR, from the coding sequence ATGACGGCCACACGCAACCCCATGTTCGCCGAGGACCGCTTCCTTCTCGGCACCTTCTCGTCCAACTGCTCGTCGGGCATGTCGGTGACGAAGGTGCCCGAGCGCTGGGTGAACTCCTTCGAGAACAACGTCCGCCTCGCCAAGCTGCTCGACGAGGCGGGCATCGACTTCATGCTGCCGATCGCCCGCTGGATCGGCTACGGCGGCGAGACCGACTTCCACGGCTCGGTGCTGGAGACCATGACCTGGGCGGCGGGCCTGCTCGCCCACACGCGCGACATCGCCGTCTTCGCGACGATCCACACGGCGGCCAACAATCCGGTGGTGGTGGCCAAGCAGATCGCGACCATCGACCAGATCGGGCAGGGCCGCGCCGGGCTCAACATCGTGGCGGGCTGGAACAAGCCGGAATACGAGGCGCTCGGCCTCACCCTGCCGGACGACCACGAGACCCGCTACGGCTACGCGCAGGAATGGTTCGACGTCGTGCGCAAGCTCTGGCGCGAGAGCGAATATTTCGACTGGAACGGCCGGTACTTCACCCTGAAGCACGTCAGGGGCGACCCGCGCCCGGTCTCCGGCACGCCGCCGATCCTCAACGCCGCCGGCTCGCCGCAGGGCCGCGACTTTGCGACGAGGAACGCGAACTTCCTGTTCACGCCGGCGATCGATCTCGCCCGCTCGAAGGACGAGATCCAGGAGCTGAAGGGCCAGGCGGCGACGCACGGGCGGGACGTGGGCGTCCTCACCTTCTCACACGTCATTTGCCGGCCCACCGAGGAGGAGGCGCGCGCCTATCTCGAGTACACGGCGCGCGACAACGCGGATTGGGAGGCGGTCGACAACCTGGTGCGCCTGCAATTCGCCCACGCCCATTCCTTCCCGCACGATCTCCTGGCTCTGATCCGCGACCGGATGGCCATGGGCCATGGCGGCTTTCCGCTGGTGGGCACGCCGATCCAGGTGGCGGACGGGATCACGGCCTTGGCCGAGGCTGGCTTCAAAGGTACGACGCTCTCGTTCATCGACTACGTGGCCGAGTTCCCGTATTTCCGGGATACGGTGCTGCCGATCCTCGCCGAGCGTGGCCTGCGCTGA
- a CDS encoding Ldh family oxidoreductase, protein MSVHAGAPAGAVAHAERAGGLVVTAERLRAQLEALFTAWTGPEHARASAQTLVEADLMGIDSHGITLVPLYEELVRSGKIARDPQVGVAHAFGAVATIDGGGGFGHAPSLQAMDLAVEKARAFGIGAVGVRHSNHFGAAGVYALRAAAEGMIGVVTSAVHLPSIVPVFGRVPRMGTNPIAFAAPGAEGAPFLLDIATSTIAIGKLKLAAREGRSLPEGWAVDRDGKPQNDPEAALRDRMMTPLGGSRAMGGHKGYGLAAMVEILSTLLPGASYAPLRDPDAAHYDVGHFCLALHPDAFREAGGFGRDLDAFVACLRETPPAEGCERVLAPGDPEHAMRAVRARDGIPVPRSLADAARAIAAERGVRFLLEDPAE, encoded by the coding sequence ATGAGCGTGCACGCGGGCGCCCCCGCCGGAGCCGTCGCGCATGCCGAGAGGGCAGGCGGCCTCGTCGTCACGGCGGAGCGCCTTCGTGCGCAGCTGGAGGCGCTGTTCACGGCCTGGACCGGCCCGGAGCACGCCCGCGCCTCGGCGCAAACGCTCGTCGAGGCCGACCTGATGGGCATCGACAGCCACGGCATCACGCTGGTTCCGCTCTACGAGGAGCTCGTGCGCTCGGGCAAGATCGCCCGCGATCCGCAGGTCGGCGTCGCGCACGCCTTCGGCGCCGTCGCGACGATCGACGGCGGCGGCGGCTTCGGCCACGCGCCGTCGCTCCAGGCGATGGATCTCGCCGTGGAGAAGGCTCGCGCCTTCGGCATCGGGGCGGTGGGCGTGCGCCATTCCAACCATTTCGGCGCGGCCGGCGTCTACGCGCTGCGCGCTGCGGCGGAGGGCATGATCGGCGTCGTCACCAGCGCCGTGCACCTGCCGTCCATCGTCCCGGTCTTCGGCCGCGTTCCGCGCATGGGCACGAACCCGATCGCCTTCGCGGCGCCGGGCGCCGAGGGCGCGCCCTTCCTCCTCGACATCGCGACGAGCACCATCGCCATCGGCAAGCTCAAGCTCGCCGCCCGCGAGGGCCGCAGCCTGCCCGAGGGCTGGGCGGTCGACCGCGACGGCAAGCCCCAGAACGACCCCGAGGCGGCGCTCCGCGACCGGATGATGACCCCGCTCGGCGGCAGCCGCGCCATGGGCGGCCACAAGGGCTACGGCCTCGCGGCCATGGTCGAGATCCTCTCGACGCTCCTGCCCGGCGCCTCCTACGCGCCGCTGCGCGATCCGGACGCCGCGCACTACGACGTCGGCCATTTCTGCCTCGCGCTCCATCCCGACGCCTTTCGCGAGGCGGGCGGCTTCGGGCGCGACCTCGACGCCTTCGTCGCCTGCCTGCGCGAGACGCCGCCGGCCGAGGGCTGCGAACGCGTCCTCGCCCCGGGCGACCCGGAGCACGCCATGCGGGCCGTGCGCGCCCGCGACGGCATTCCCGTTCCGCGCTCCCTCGCCGACGCCGCCAGGGCGATCGCGGCCGAGCGGGGCGTGCGCTTCCTGCTGGAGGATCCGGCGGAATAG
- a CDS encoding winged helix DNA-binding protein yields the protein MGRGEGKVESERSGETAADALDRRWHLAQTPAEVDFTELEFAVMRTFESFGRWQSECLAGSVDLAASGPENALLHIIRMNDRPKSVKELARLANRDDIPNIQYSLRKLIGAGLVERSGSGRAGVVYFVTERGRAVTDKYAAIRRALLLAAVEGVPDFRERLAEATRTLNLLAGIYEEAARVAATHRRS from the coding sequence ATGGGGCGCGGCGAGGGCAAGGTGGAGAGCGAGCGCTCGGGCGAAACCGCCGCGGACGCGCTCGATCGGCGCTGGCATCTGGCGCAGACGCCGGCGGAGGTGGACTTCACCGAGCTCGAGTTCGCGGTGATGCGCACCTTCGAGTCGTTCGGCCGCTGGCAGTCGGAATGCCTCGCGGGCTCCGTTGACCTCGCCGCCAGCGGGCCGGAGAACGCGCTCCTCCACATCATCCGCATGAACGACCGGCCGAAATCGGTGAAGGAGCTCGCCCGCCTCGCCAACCGGGACGACATCCCCAACATCCAGTACAGCCTGCGCAAGCTGATCGGCGCGGGGCTCGTGGAGCGCTCCGGCTCCGGCCGCGCGGGCGTGGTCTATTTCGTCACCGAGCGGGGCAGGGCGGTGACCGACAAGTACGCCGCCATCCGCCGCGCCCTGCTCCTCGCCGCGGTTGAGGGCGTTCCCGACTTCCGCGAGCGCCTCGCCGAGGCGACGCGCACGCTCAACCTGCTCGCGGGCATCTACGAGGAAGCGGCGCGGGTCGCCGCGACCCACCGCCGGTCTTGA
- a CDS encoding FadR/GntR family transcriptional regulator — protein sequence MGARGAGIVDDAAGRAREADIAAQAAFFAPHRQESLPDQIYEQILIQLGTGRLSVGERLPSETQLSRAFGVSRPVVRTALARLRADGLIESRQGAGSFVVRTLSADFMGEAPSGAIAELLRCYEMRVALEGEAAFLAAERRTARDLAAIEAEAARLAREFDGPDSGAAADVAFHRAIAAATQNHLFSQVMELLRRPLRDGIATARRLAQRSAAMRLPIVLDEHAAVVDAIRAQEPGRARDAMRAHIGRSRDRMLGFEARRGETPPRDIPRETS from the coding sequence ATGGGCGCGCGCGGGGCGGGGATCGTGGACGACGCAGCAGGCCGGGCGAGAGAGGCGGACATCGCCGCCCAAGCGGCGTTCTTCGCGCCGCATCGGCAGGAGAGCCTGCCCGACCAGATCTACGAGCAGATCCTGATCCAGCTCGGAACGGGCCGGCTCTCGGTCGGCGAGCGGCTTCCGTCCGAGACGCAGCTCTCGCGCGCGTTCGGCGTCTCGCGCCCGGTCGTGCGCACGGCGCTGGCGCGGCTGCGGGCGGACGGGCTGATCGAATCGCGCCAGGGCGCGGGGTCCTTCGTCGTGCGCACGCTCAGCGCCGACTTCATGGGCGAGGCCCCGAGCGGTGCGATCGCCGAGCTCCTGCGCTGCTACGAGATGCGCGTCGCGCTGGAGGGCGAGGCCGCCTTCCTCGCCGCCGAGCGGCGCACGGCGCGCGACCTCGCCGCCATCGAGGCGGAGGCCGCCCGGCTCGCGCGGGAGTTCGACGGGCCGGATTCGGGCGCGGCCGCCGACGTCGCCTTCCACCGCGCCATCGCGGCGGCGACGCAGAACCACCTGTTCTCGCAGGTGATGGAGCTCCTGCGCCGGCCGCTGCGCGACGGCATCGCCACCGCGCGCCGCCTCGCCCAGAGGAGCGCCGCCATGCGCCTGCCGATCGTGCTCGACGAGCACGCTGCGGTCGTCGACGCCATCCGCGCGCAGGAGCCGGGCCGCGCCCGCGACGCCATGCGCGCCCATATCGGCCGCTCGCGCGACCGCATGCTGGGCTTCGAGGCCCGCCGCGGCGAGACCCCGCCGCGGGACATCCCGAGAGAAACCTCATGA
- a CDS encoding TAXI family TRAP transporter solute-binding subunit, whose protein sequence is MRKTTLALLATVATAGFGGAAQAENLMLMTGPQGGSWYPLGGAIQNIVQSNMEGVSVQVLPGGGIANVKGIATGRADVAFANSVSTVDAIEGRGAFEEKAQNVCNVATLYPQYFQIVTLESSGIDSVADISGKALATQPRGNTAEDITRQLLDAAGLSYDDMSQMHFVSYSDGVALMKDGNAAAMTLGTTVPASAIMDLASGSDIKMLSLEGAMMDEMQSRNPGFQKLTIPAGSYPGQDEDVQAIGYATHVVARCDLSPDIVHDMLAGMVENIGDLQAIAGAMKGVTPAQMAQDVGVPMHEGAKRYYEEQGVL, encoded by the coding sequence ATGAGAAAGACGACACTGGCTCTCCTCGCCACCGTCGCGACCGCCGGCTTCGGCGGCGCGGCGCAAGCCGAGAACCTCATGCTGATGACCGGCCCGCAGGGCGGCTCCTGGTACCCGCTCGGCGGCGCGATCCAGAACATCGTGCAGAGCAACATGGAGGGCGTCTCGGTCCAGGTGCTCCCCGGCGGCGGCATCGCCAACGTCAAGGGCATCGCCACCGGCCGCGCCGACGTCGCCTTCGCCAACTCCGTCTCGACGGTGGACGCCATCGAGGGCCGCGGCGCCTTCGAGGAAAAGGCCCAGAACGTCTGCAACGTCGCGACGCTCTATCCCCAGTACTTCCAGATCGTCACGCTCGAGAGCAGCGGCATCGACAGCGTCGCCGACATCTCGGGCAAGGCGCTCGCCACCCAGCCCCGCGGCAACACCGCCGAGGACATCACCCGCCAGCTTCTCGACGCGGCCGGCCTGTCCTACGACGACATGTCCCAGATGCACTTCGTCTCCTACTCGGACGGCGTCGCGCTGATGAAGGACGGCAACGCCGCCGCCATGACGCTCGGCACCACCGTGCCGGCCTCCGCCATCATGGATCTCGCCAGCGGCTCCGACATCAAGATGCTGAGCCTCGAGGGCGCGATGATGGACGAGATGCAGAGCCGCAATCCCGGCTTCCAGAAGCTCACCATCCCCGCCGGCTCCTATCCGGGCCAGGACGAGGACGTGCAGGCCATCGGCTACGCCACCCACGTCGTCGCGCGCTGCGACCTCTCGCCGGACATCGTCCACGACATGCTGGCCGGCATGGTCGAGAACATCGGCGATCTGCAGGCGATCGCCGGCGCGATGAAGGGCGTCACGCCCGCGCAGATGGCGCAGGACGTCGGCGTGCCCATGCACGAGGGCGCCAAGCGCTACTACGAGGAGCAGGGCGTGCTCTGA
- a CDS encoding dihydrodipicolinate synthase family protein — protein MPRSLTPDDVVGIVGILPTPSTPDADHWSCTASVDLEETARMVATIASAGVTTLMTCGSFGEGPSLLPEENEDFTDCIARTLGGRGLLFAGVTTLNTRETIRRARRLVEIGADGLFLGRPMWMALDPAGIVKYYRDVTEALPGVPIVVYDNSFAFKGKIDTPTYAALAEIPEIVATKHIGGPSMADDLRAAAGRMRVLPVDSQWAAFAKAFPDEARACWTGNVADGPEPLVALAVAVERRDWTLAERICERMAWAQAPMFPGGKLENFVDYNIPIAHARLEGSRLVKSGPPRPPYTHAPEDYMEGGRETGRRWASLREEF, from the coding sequence ATGCCGCGCAGCCTCACCCCGGACGACGTCGTCGGAATCGTCGGCATCCTGCCGACGCCCTCGACGCCCGACGCCGACCATTGGTCCTGCACCGCCTCCGTCGATCTGGAAGAGACCGCGCGCATGGTCGCGACGATCGCCAGCGCGGGCGTGACCACGCTGATGACCTGCGGGTCCTTCGGCGAGGGGCCGAGCCTCCTGCCGGAGGAGAACGAGGACTTCACCGACTGCATCGCCCGCACGCTCGGCGGGCGCGGCCTCCTCTTCGCCGGCGTGACCACGCTCAACACCCGCGAGACGATCCGCCGGGCGCGCCGCCTCGTCGAGATCGGCGCGGACGGGTTGTTCCTCGGGCGGCCGATGTGGATGGCGCTCGATCCGGCGGGGATCGTGAAATACTACCGGGACGTGACGGAGGCGCTGCCGGGCGTGCCCATCGTCGTCTACGACAATTCCTTCGCCTTCAAGGGCAAGATCGATACGCCGACCTACGCGGCGCTCGCCGAGATCCCCGAGATCGTCGCGACGAAGCACATCGGCGGCCCGAGCATGGCCGACGACCTGCGCGCCGCTGCCGGGCGCATGCGCGTCCTGCCGGTCGATTCGCAATGGGCGGCGTTCGCGAAGGCGTTCCCGGACGAGGCCCGCGCCTGCTGGACGGGGAACGTCGCCGACGGCCCGGAGCCGCTGGTCGCGCTCGCCGTCGCGGTGGAGCGACGGGACTGGACGCTGGCCGAGCGCATCTGCGAACGCATGGCCTGGGCGCAGGCGCCGATGTTCCCCGGCGGCAAGCTGGAGAATTTCGTCGACTACAACATTCCCATCGCCCACGCGCGGCTGGAAGGGTCGCGGCTCGTGAAGAGCGGCCCGCCGCGACCGCCCTACACCCACGCGCCGGAAGACTACATGGAGGGGGGCCGCGAGACGGGGCGGCGCTGGGCGAGCCTGCGGGAGGAGTTCTAG
- a CDS encoding glutathione S-transferase N-terminal domain-containing protein, producing MIDLYTWTTPNGRKVSIALEELALPYRAHAIDIGKGEQHAPDFLAISPNNKIPAIVDHDTGQTLMESGAILIYLAEKTGRLMPASGEGRYRVLEWLMWQMGGAGPMLGQAHHFLRFNKGAAPYAETRFSDEAKRLYGVLDRRLAEAEFVAGDYSIADIAIWPWISRYEWQEIDLSAHPHVRRWYQAIAARPAVRKGYDVPKAVGEIPPG from the coding sequence ATGATCGACCTCTACACCTGGACCACGCCCAACGGCCGCAAGGTCTCGATCGCGCTGGAGGAGCTCGCCCTGCCCTACCGCGCGCACGCGATCGACATCGGCAAGGGCGAGCAGCACGCGCCGGACTTCCTGGCGATCAGCCCCAACAACAAGATCCCCGCCATCGTCGACCACGACACCGGCCAGACGCTGATGGAATCGGGCGCGATCCTGATCTACCTCGCCGAGAAGACGGGGCGGCTGATGCCGGCCTCGGGCGAGGGCCGCTACCGGGTGCTGGAATGGCTGATGTGGCAGATGGGCGGCGCCGGCCCCATGCTCGGCCAGGCCCACCATTTCCTGCGCTTCAACAAGGGCGCGGCGCCCTATGCCGAGACGCGCTTCTCCGACGAGGCGAAGCGCCTCTACGGGGTTCTCGACCGGCGGCTGGCCGAGGCGGAGTTCGTGGCCGGCGACTATTCCATCGCCGACATCGCGATCTGGCCCTGGATCTCGCGCTACGAATGGCAGGAGATCGACCTCTCGGCTCATCCCCACGTGCGCCGCTGGTACCAGGCGATCGCCGCGCGGCCGGCGGTGCGGAAGGGCTACGACGTGCCGAAGGCGGTGGGGGAGATCCCGCCGGGGTGA
- the araD gene encoding L-arabinonate dehydratase: MTERRKTPETLRSARWFAPDDLRGFGHRSRMMQMGLSPEDWAGRPVIAILNTWSDLNACHAHFKHRVEDVKRGVLQAGGFPVELPALSLSETNVKPTTMLYRNMLAMDAEELIRSHPVDGVVLMGGCDKTTPALLLGATSANVPAIYVPAGPMLRGNWKGRVLGSGSDAWKYWDERRAGNISDADWLAVEGGIARSYGTCMTMGTASTMTSIVDALGMTLPGASSIPAADANHIRMAAAAGRRIVEMVWEDLTPDRIQTRPAFLNAVKVAMALGCSTNAIIHLIAQARRAGVMIGLDDFDRASREVPVLANIRPSGERYLMEDFFYAGGLRGLLARLAPLLDLSCLTATGRTLGETIEGAEVYDDDVIRPLDNPVYAEGALAVLRGNLAPEGCVIKPSACEQRFLRHSGPALVFDDYPSMKAAIDREDLDVTPDHVMILRNAGPQGGPGMPEWGMLPIPTKLVKQGVRDMVRISDARMSGTSYGACILHVSPESYVGGPLALVRTGDIVTIDVPARAIRMEVSEEELAARRAAWEPPPPRFERGWGWMFSRHIKQAHDGCDFDFLETDFGRPVDEPVIY; encoded by the coding sequence ATGACCGAGAGACGCAAGACGCCCGAGACCCTGCGCAGCGCCCGCTGGTTCGCCCCCGACGACCTGCGCGGCTTCGGCCATCGCTCGCGCATGATGCAGATGGGGCTCTCCCCGGAGGACTGGGCCGGGCGCCCGGTGATCGCCATCCTCAACACCTGGTCCGACCTCAACGCCTGCCACGCGCATTTCAAGCACCGGGTCGAGGACGTGAAGCGCGGCGTGCTGCAGGCCGGCGGCTTTCCCGTCGAGCTGCCCGCGCTGTCGCTGTCGGAGACCAACGTCAAGCCGACCACGATGCTCTACCGCAACATGCTCGCCATGGACGCGGAGGAGCTGATCCGCTCGCACCCGGTCGACGGCGTCGTGCTGATGGGCGGTTGCGACAAGACCACGCCGGCGCTGCTGCTCGGCGCGACCAGCGCCAACGTCCCGGCGATCTACGTCCCCGCCGGGCCGATGCTGCGCGGCAACTGGAAGGGCAGGGTGCTCGGCTCGGGCTCCGACGCCTGGAAATACTGGGACGAGCGCCGTGCCGGCAACATTTCCGACGCCGACTGGCTCGCCGTCGAGGGCGGCATCGCGCGCTCCTACGGCACCTGCATGACGATGGGCACGGCCTCCACCATGACCTCCATCGTCGACGCGCTCGGCATGACGCTGCCCGGCGCGTCCTCGATCCCGGCGGCCGACGCGAACCATATCCGCATGGCGGCGGCTGCGGGCCGGCGCATCGTCGAGATGGTCTGGGAGGACCTGACGCCGGACCGCATCCAGACCCGCCCGGCCTTCCTCAACGCCGTCAAGGTCGCGATGGCGCTCGGCTGCTCGACCAACGCCATCATCCACCTCATCGCCCAGGCGCGCCGCGCGGGCGTCATGATCGGTCTCGACGATTTCGACCGGGCGAGCCGGGAGGTGCCGGTCCTCGCCAACATCCGTCCCTCGGGCGAGCGCTACCTGATGGAGGACTTCTTCTACGCCGGCGGGCTGCGCGGCCTGCTCGCGCGCCTCGCGCCGCTGCTCGACCTCTCCTGCCTGACGGCGACGGGCAGGACGCTCGGCGAGACCATCGAGGGCGCCGAGGTCTACGACGACGACGTCATCCGCCCTCTCGACAACCCGGTCTACGCCGAGGGCGCGCTCGCGGTCCTGCGCGGCAACCTCGCGCCGGAGGGCTGCGTGATCAAGCCCTCCGCCTGCGAGCAGCGCTTCCTGCGCCATTCCGGCCCCGCCCTCGTCTTCGACGACTACCCGTCCATGAAGGCGGCGATCGACCGGGAGGATCTCGACGTCACGCCCGACCACGTCATGATCCTGCGCAACGCCGGCCCGCAGGGCGGGCCCGGCATGCCGGAATGGGGCATGCTGCCGATCCCCACGAAGCTCGTGAAACAGGGCGTACGGGACATGGTGCGCATCTCCGACGCGCGCATGTCCGGCACGAGCTACGGCGCCTGCATCCTGCACGTCTCGCCGGAGAGCTACGTCGGCGGCCCGCTGGCGCTGGTGCGGACCGGGGACATCGTCACCATCGACGTGCCCGCCCGCGCGATCCGGATGGAGGTCTCGGAGGAGGAGCTCGCCGCCCGGCGCGCCGCCTGGGAGCCGCCTCCGCCCCGCTTCGAAAGGGGTTGGGGCTGGATGTTCTCGCGCCACATCAAGCAGGCCCACGACGGCTGCGACTTCGATTTCCTCGAGACGGACTTCGGCCGCCCGGTCGACGAGCCCGTGATCTATTGA
- a CDS encoding TRAP transporter permease: protein MAPTSTYLKLVRWIALAVALSMSCYHLYVGFFGTPDAFTLRATHVGFALVLCFLTLPAREADAGRGPRIWDWALIALSLAAAAYPVLVKDYIYARFIYIDELRTADIVLGVALTLLVIEAARRALGLVLPITVVLFLGYALFLTNTAPLLLLEQLYLTTEGIFGIPVAVSATYVVLFILFGAFVERSGAGKLFMDFAISLTGHTAGGPAKVACVTSGLFGSVSGSAVANVMTTGAFTIPLMKRLGYRPAFAGAVEAVASTGGQIMPPIMGAAAFVMAEFMGVSYLTVAAYALIPAFLYYVAVFSAVHFEARRLGMRGLPREELPRLSEVLRERGHLFLPLVIIVAVLFVGYSAPFAALCGIVSVIPTALLRKTTRSAVNLRMIVEGLEAGAVGSIMVALACAAAGIVIGVITLTGAGLSFSGFVISAANEMLLPALLLTMVAGIILGMGMPTTPAYIIQVSLLVPALVRLGVPVESAHMFVFYFAILSAITPPVAIAVYAANGISGAQLWPSSVAAVKLGLTGYIIPFMFVFGPSLLMIGPWTTIAATTLTAMVGVIFLAAGLGGWLLTEASRLQRVLLVAAAFVLIKPGLWTDAVGIGLGAVALALQLRARRLESRTAPAAEKASEPAAEPARNPVRPAE from the coding sequence ATGGCCCCCACCTCGACATATCTGAAGCTCGTGCGGTGGATCGCGCTCGCGGTCGCGCTCTCGATGAGCTGCTACCACCTATACGTCGGCTTCTTCGGCACGCCGGACGCCTTCACCCTGCGCGCCACCCATGTCGGCTTCGCGCTCGTCCTGTGCTTCCTGACGCTGCCCGCCCGCGAGGCCGACGCCGGCCGCGGGCCCCGGATCTGGGACTGGGCGCTGATCGCGCTCTCCCTCGCGGCCGCCGCCTATCCGGTGCTGGTGAAGGACTACATCTACGCGCGCTTCATCTACATCGACGAGCTGCGCACGGCGGACATCGTGCTCGGCGTCGCGCTCACCCTCCTCGTCATCGAGGCGGCGCGCCGGGCGCTCGGCCTCGTCCTGCCGATCACGGTGGTGCTCTTCCTCGGCTATGCGCTCTTCCTGACGAACACGGCGCCGCTGCTCCTGCTCGAGCAGCTGTACCTGACGACCGAGGGCATCTTCGGCATTCCGGTCGCGGTCTCAGCGACCTACGTCGTGCTCTTCATCCTGTTCGGCGCCTTCGTCGAGCGCTCCGGCGCCGGCAAGCTCTTCATGGATTTCGCCATCAGCCTCACCGGCCACACCGCCGGCGGGCCGGCCAAGGTCGCCTGCGTCACGAGCGGCCTGTTCGGCTCGGTCTCGGGCTCGGCGGTGGCGAACGTGATGACGACGGGCGCCTTCACCATCCCGCTGATGAAGCGGCTCGGCTACCGCCCGGCCTTCGCCGGCGCGGTCGAGGCGGTGGCTTCGACCGGCGGGCAGATCATGCCGCCGATCATGGGCGCGGCCGCCTTCGTGATGGCCGAGTTCATGGGCGTGAGCTACCTCACGGTCGCCGCCTACGCGCTGATCCCGGCCTTCCTCTACTACGTCGCCGTCTTCTCGGCCGTGCATTTCGAGGCGCGCCGGCTCGGCATGCGCGGGCTGCCGCGCGAGGAGCTGCCGCGGCTTTCCGAGGTGCTGCGCGAGCGCGGGCACCTGTTCCTGCCCCTCGTCATCATCGTCGCCGTGCTGTTCGTCGGCTACAGCGCCCCCTTCGCGGCGCTCTGCGGCATCGTCTCGGTGATCCCCACCGCGCTTCTGCGCAAGACCACCCGCTCGGCGGTGAACCTGCGCATGATCGTCGAGGGCCTCGAGGCCGGCGCCGTCGGCTCGATCATGGTCGCGCTCGCCTGCGCGGCGGCGGGCATCGTCATCGGCGTGATCACGCTCACCGGCGCGGGGCTCAGCTTCTCGGGCTTCGTCATCTCGGCGGCGAACGAGATGCTGCTGCCGGCGCTGCTCCTGACCATGGTCGCGGGAATCATCCTCGGCATGGGCATGCCGACGACGCCCGCCTACATCATCCAGGTCTCGCTCCTCGTGCCGGCGCTCGTGCGCCTCGGCGTCCCGGTCGAGAGCGCGCACATGTTCGTGTTCTACTTCGCCATCCTCTCCGCGATCACGCCCCCCGTCGCCATCGCGGTCTACGCGGCGAACGGCATCTCCGGCGCGCAGCTCTGGCCGAGCTCGGTGGCGGCGGTGAAGCTCGGGCTGACCGGCTACATCATCCCCTTCATGTTCGTCTTCGGCCCCTCGCTCCTGATGATCGGGCCCTGGACGACGATCGCCGCCACGACGCTCACCGCGATGGTCGGCGTGATCTTCCTCGCGGCCGGACTCGGCGGCTGGCTGCTCACGGAGGCCTCGCGGCTCCAGCGCGTGCTCCTCGTCGCGGCCGCCTTCGTCCTGATCAAGCCGGGCCTGTGGACCGACGCCGTCGGCATCGGCCTCGGCGCCGTGGCGCTCGCGCTCCAGCTGCGCGCCCGCCGCCTGGAGAGCCGTACGGCGCCCGCGGCCGAGAAGGCGTCCGAGCCCGCCGCCGAGCCCGCGCGCAATCCCGTCAGACCGGCCGAGTGA